From Mycobacterium colombiense CECT 3035:
CACCGGCGTCAGCCTGCACTCCCCGGACGTCAAAGACCTGCTGTCGGCACAAGATGGGCTGTACACCGTGGTACAGCAAGGGCACGATCGCCAAACCGCCCGCGTCGTCGGGTCGATCGGCGCCGTCCACTACGCACCGAACGACGGGGCAGCCGTCCGCGCCGCCCTCGCCGATCCCGAAACCCGCATTGTCAGCCTGACCATCACCGGCAACGGATATTTCCTGAATCCCGTCACCGACGAGTTCGACGCCGACGACCCCGACGTCCGGGCCGACCTGGTCGCGTCCGGCAACTACGCCACCGCGTGGGGCTATCTGGCCGAAGCCCTGGACCGGCGGCGCCGGGCCGGCATCGCGCCGTTCACCGTGCTCTGCTGCGACAACATCCCCGGCGACACCCAGCCGGCGCGGACGGCGCTGGTGTCGTTCACCGCGCTGAAGGATCCCGGGCTCGCCCGCTGGATCGACACGCATGTCGCGTTCCCGTCGACCATGGTCGACCGCATCACCCCGCAAACCTCGAAGTCGGAGCGCAAGTTCGTCGAGGAGACCTTCGGCGTCGCCGACAAATGGCCGGTCGTGACCGAGCCGTATTGCCAGTGGGTGATCGAGGATTCCTTCAGCAACGGAAGGCCGCCGCTGCACGAGGTCGGCGCCGAGTTCGTTGCCGACGTCAGCGACCACAAGCTGATCAAGACCCGGCTCCTCAACGGGACCCATATCGCGCTCGCGTGCTTGGCCATCCTGGCCGGCTACCAGCGCACCGACGAGGCGATGCGGGACGGCATCATCGTCGATTTCGTCGAGAAGCTGTTGCGCGACGAAATCCAGCCGCTGCTGCCCCCGGTCCCCGGGATGAACACGCCCGAATACCGGCGCACCCTGCTCGATCGGCTGAGCAATCCCCGAATGAGCGACCAGCTGTCCCGGCTGGCCCGCCGCGGAACCAGCAAGATCGCGACGTTCGTGCTGCCCTCGCTGCAGGAGGCGATCGCGCGGGGCAGGCCACACACGCTGTTGATGTTGGCGGTCGCCGGATGGGCGCGCTACATGCGCGGCCACGACCTTCAGGGGCGCAAGCTGCGCCTCGAAGACTCGCAGGCGATACCGGTGGCTAGGTTGGCCAACATGGCAAGCAGCAATCCCGATCCGCTCCTGGGGCACGAGATGTTCGCCGAGGTGCGCGCGGTCCCCGGTTTTGCGGAGCGCTTCGGCGACATGATCGCCGACATCGACGCGCGCGGTGTATTGCCCACGCTGCGCGATGCGTTGCGGCACGACCAGTGGGAGTTGGTGGCACGATGACCGCGGGCCTGACCTTCGTGCGTGATTTCGACCCGGCGCCGATCACCACATTGCTGTGCGACGCCGACGACAACCTGTTCGGTTCGGAGAGGCCCGCGTTCGACGCCTCGACCGAGGTGACGAATCGTTTCCTGGCCAGGTTCGGCGTGACGGCCCCGCTGAGCTCCGAGGAGTTGCGCAAGCGCGCCGTCGGGAAGAACTTCCGTAACACGGCGCTCGACCTGGCGGTGCAGTGCGAGGTTCCGCTCGATCCGACGTTGGCCCAGGGCCGCCCCGCCGCGGTGGTCGCCTCACCCGGCGACGTGGCGAGCGGCAAGGCGTTGTGCGCCGACGAACTCGAGACGTGGGTGCGCGATGAGCGTGAACGGGTCACCGCCCACCTGTCGGCCACCCTGACCCCCGATCCGCAGGTCATCGAACCGCTGCGCGCCCTCGCGGGGCGCTACGCGCTCGCGGCCGTGAGCTCGAGCGCCACCAAGCGGCTGCGTGCCTGCTTCATCGCCACCGGCCTGGACTCGCTGCTCCCGGAGGCGGTGACCTTCAGCGCGGAGGATTCGCTTCCGGTGCCGACAAGCAAGCCCGATCCCGCGGTATACCTGCACTGCGGGCAGGTGCTGGGCGTCGCGGCCGAACAGGGGCTGGCCATCGAAGACTCGGTGGCGGGCGTCAAGTCCGCGGTCGCGGCCGGTTATGCCACCGTCGGCAACCTGATGTTCGTGCTGCCCGACGAGCGAGCCGGCCGCCGGGAAGACTTGATCGATGCCGGCGCGGTGGCGATCACCGACTCGTGGCGTGCTCTTGCCGACGTCCTGCTGTCGTCGGCCGTGCCGGCCGCACGGTCCCCGCTTCCATAGGAAGTCGACCTCGCACTAGCGATCCGGGCCGCGGCCCGGGGAGGAGGTGGCCAACGATGGCCAGCGCGATCAATCTGAACAATGCGATCGATCTGAACAATGCGTCGCTCTCCGAGCTGCCTATCGACGCGCCGAAGTATGACCGCGGCAGCGTCAGCGTCGGGATCGCGCACATCGGCGCGGGCCACTTCCACCGGGCGCATCAGGCCGCTTACATCAATCTGCTGCTGCAGCAAGGCTTGGCGCACGAGTGGGGCATTTGCGGGATCGGTGTGATGCCCTCCGACTGGACCATGCGCGACGTCCTCAACGATCAGGACGGGCTGTACACGCTGATCTTGGAGAACCCCAACGGGAGCCGGGACGCCCAGGTGATCGGCTCGATCATCGACTACCGCTACGCCCCGGACGATCCGGATTCGGCTTTGGAGGTGCTGACCGCCCCGTCCACCCGGATCATCTCGCTGACCATCACCGAAGGTGGCTACCGCGACCCCGATGGTCCGGCGTTCACCCTGATCACCGAGGCGCTCGCCCGGCGTCGCCAACGCGGGATCGCCGCGCCGACGATCGTCTCCTGCGACAACATCGAGAACAACGGCGAGGTCGCCAGGCGCACCGTGCTCGCAAGCGCCGAACACGTGGATCCCGAATTGGCCGAGTGGGTGGCGGAGCACGCCCGGTTCCCGAGCTCGATGGTCGATCGCATCACTCCGGCAACAACTTTGGAGATGGCCGCGGAAGTGCGACGCGACTTCGGCGTCAACGACCGGTGGCCGGTGGTGGCCGAGCCGTTCACCGCCTGGGTGATCGAGGATGACTTCGCCGACGGTCGGCCGCCGCTGGAGCAAGCGGGCGTGCTGTTGGTCGACGATGTGCGCCCGTACGAGCTGATGAAGCTGCGACTGCTCAACGCGGGGCATCAGTGCCTGGCCTACTTCGCCCATCTGTGCGGCTTCAAGTTCGTCCACGAGGCCGCAAGCGATCCGTTGTTCGCCGAATTCCTGCATGAGTACTTCGAATCCGAGGCCATTCCGACGCTTCCGCCGGTACCCGGAATCGACCTGCATGAGTACGGCCGCACCCTGGTCGAGCGGTTTGCCAACCCTGCCGTGCGGGACACCGTCGCGCGGGTGTGCGCCTACTCGTCGGACCGCATCCCGAAGTTTCTGTATCCCGTCATCTGCGACAACCTGGCCCACGGCGGGCCGGTCCGGCTGGCCGCAGCGGTGGTGGCGAGCTGGGCCCGATACGCCGAGGGTGTCGACGAGTGGGGCAACCCGTACGAGGTGCTGGACCAGCTGGCGGACTCGCTCATTCCGATCGCCAGGTCGCAGCACGAGAACCCGACCGTGTTCATCGAGATCACCGCGGTGTTCTGCGATCTGGCCCACCAGCCCCGCTTCGTCGAGGCGTACCTCTGGGCGTTGGATTCGTTGCACAGCAAGGGAGCTCGCGCAACGCTGGATGCCTTGGTGCGATGAGCCGCGGGCTGGTGATCGGCGAGTCGCTGATCGATATCGTCGGGAGCGACGAGCACGTCGGCGGCAGTCCGCTCAACGTCGCCGTCGGACTCGGCCGGCTGGGCCGCGAGGTCGACTTCCTGACCTCGATCGCCGACGACCCGTACGGGCGGCGCATCGTCGACTATGTCGAAGCCGCAGGGGTGCAACTGGTTTCGGAAAGCCGGGCCGCACAGCGCACGCCGACCGCGCGGTCAACCATCGCCGAAGACGGGTCGGCCGACTACGTGTTCGATCTGGACTGGCGGCTCTCCGGGACACCGCCGGTCGCCCCGCCGCTATTCGTCCACACCGGATCGATTGCCGCCGTGCAGGATCCGGGCTGCCTGGCGGTCGCGGCGCTGATCGACACCTATCGAGTCTCGGCCACGGTCACCTTCGATCCCAACGTCCGCCCGTCGCTGATCGCCGACCGGGACCTTGCGGTGGAACGCATCGAGCACCTTGTCGAGCGCAGCGACATCGTGAAGGTCAGCGAGGAAGACCTGCGCTGGATCGACCCCGATCGCCCGCCCGAGCAGATCGCCCAGACGTGGCAGGGGTTGGGTCCGGCCATCGTGGCGGTGACGCTGGCCGACCGGGGCGCGGTGGCCTTCTGCGCGGCGGGTGTCGCGCGGGTGCCGACGCGCGCCGTGCGCGTGGTCGACACGGTCGGTGCCGGTGACTCGTTCATGGCCGGTCTGCTCGACGCGCTGTGGGAGTCGGGGTCGCTGGGTGGGGACCGTCGCGCCGAGTTGCGCGCGATCGACGTCGACGCGCTGACGACGGCGCTGGAGGCGGCGAGTCTGGCCGCGGCGCTGACCGTCGCTCGCCCCGGAGCCGACCTGCCGGATCGTGCCGCGCTGGACGCGGCTTCGCAGGGCTGAGCGCGTCCACCGTAGTCGGAAAGCGCGGGCGGACAGTCCCAGGTCGTAGCCCTGTCGTGCTGTTTTGCCACCGGCCCTACGGGCATACTGACTTGCATGCGCTCCATCTGGAAGGGTTCCATCGCGTTTGGACTGGTGAACGTCCCGGTCAAGGTGTACAGCGCCACCCAGGACCACGACATCAAGTTCCACCAGGTGCACGCCAAGGACAACGGCCGCATCCGCTACCAACGCGTTTGCGAGGTGGACGGTGAGACGGTGGAATACCGTGACATCGCCCGGGCTTACGAGTCCGACGACGGTCAGATGGTCATCATCACCGACGACGACATCGCCACGCTGCCCGAGGAACGCAGCCGCGAGATCGAAGTACTGGAGTTCGTGCCTGCCAGCGACGTCGACCCGATGCTGTTCGACCGCAGCTACTTCCTGGAGCCGGACTCGAAGTCATCGAAATCCTATGTGCTGCTTGCCAAGACGCTTGCCGAGACGGATCGGATGGCGATCGTGCACTTTACGCTGCGCAACAAGACCCGGCTTGCGGCGTTGCGGGTCAAGGACTTCGGCAAGCGCGACGTGATGGTGATCCACACGTTGTTGTGGCCCGACGAGATTCGCGACCCGGACTTTCCCATCCTGGACAAGAAGGTCGAGGTCAAGCCCGCCGAACTCAAGATGGCGGGGCAGGTGGTGGAGTCGATGGCCGAGGAGTTCAATCCCGATCGCTACCACGACGACTACCAGGAGCAGCTGCACGAGCTGGTCCAAGCCAAACTCGAAGGCGGAGAAGCGTTCACCACCGAGGAGCAGCCGAAGCAGCTGGACGAGACCGAGGACGTCTCGGATCTGCTCGCCAAGCTGGAGGCCAGCGTGAAGGCGCGTTCCGGCAACGGCAAGGCGCCCGCGAAGAAGACCGCGGCGAAGAAGGCCCCGGCGAAGAAGACGGCCGCCAAGAAGGCGCCGGCCAAGAAGGCGGCCTCCAAGGCGGCCTCGAAGTCCTGACCCGCCGCCGGGTCAGCGCTTGCGGGTGGCCAGGAACCGGGTCAGCCCCGCGACGATGTTGATGACGGCGACCATGATGATCAGGGTCAAGGCCGCACCCCAGATCCGCAGGAAACCCGCGTGTTCGGGGTTGGTGAGCTCGGTGTAGATCAGCAGCGGCAGCGACGCCATGTTGCCGTGGAAGATGTCGACGTTGATCGAGCGGCTGTAGCCGACGAGCACCAGCACCGGCGCGGTTTCACCGATGACCCGCGCGACGGACAACAAGATCCCGGACACGATGCCGGGCATCGCGATCGGGAAGACGATCCGCACGATGGTCTTCCATTTCGACACGCCGAGTGCGTAGCTGGCCTCGCGCAGGTCGTCGGGCACCAGCCGCAGCATCTCCTCGGCGGAGCGCACCACCACCGGCAGCATCAGCAGGACCAGGGCCAGCGACACCGCGAACGAACTCTGCTGGAAGCCCAGGGTGGCGATCCACAGGCTGAAGATGAACAGCGCCGCCACGATCGACGGCACGCCCGCGAGCACGTCGACCATGAACGTCGTCAGCCGCACCAGGCGCCCGGACCCGTATTCGACGAGGAAGACCGCGGTCATCAAGCCCAGCGGCACGGCCAGGGCGGCGGCCACTCCGGCCTGCACCAGCGTGCCGTAGAGCGCGTGGTAGACGCCGCCGGCGAACTGTTCCGGCAGCACGCCGTGCAGCGAGTGGGTCCACCATCCCGAGCGCGTGACGGCGTACCAGCCGCGTTCGACGACGATCCACAACACCCAGATCAGCGGTACCAGCGCGATGCAGAACGTGCCGAGGAAGAAGAGCGTCGCGGCGTTGTTGGTGATCCGGCGCCGGAAGCTCAGCGGCCGGAACACCTCGACCTTGACCGGCCGGTCCAGTGCTTCAACGGTCATCGGCGCCGCTCCCCAGCATCGCGTCGCTCCCGCTCCAACCGCATCATCCGTTGACCTTGCCGCCGGCGATCGCGCGGGCGAGCGCGTTGACGATGAACGTCAGGACGAAGAGCGCGAATCCCGCCGAGATGTACGCCCCCGTCGGCAGCGGCGAGCTGAACTCCGCGGCCGCCGATGCGATCTTCGAGGCGAACGTGTAGCCGCCGTCGAACAGCGACCAGTTACCCGGGCGGGCGGCCGAACGCAGGATGATCAGCACCGCCACGGTCTCGCCCAGCGCGCGGCCCAGCCCCAGCATCGAGGCCGCGATGACACCACTGCGGCCGAAGGGCAGCACGGTCATCCGCACCACCTCCCACTTGGTGGCGCCGAGCGCCTGCGCCGCCTCCATCTGGATGTGCGGGGTCTGCCGAAACACCTCGCGCGAGACGGACGTGACGATGGGCAGGATCATCACCGAGAGCACGACGCCGGCGGTGAAAATGGTGCCGCCACCGGCCAGCGAGACGTTGCCCTGCTTGAACAGGAACAGCCAGCCCAGGTTGCGGTTGAGAAACGCGGCGACCGGCTCGATCTGGGGTGCGAGCACGAAGATTCCCCACAGCCCGAAGATGATCGACGGCACCGCGGCCAGCAGATCCACCACCGCGGCGAAGGGGCGTGCCAGCCGCTTCGGCGCGTACTGGGTGAGGAACACGGCGATACCCACCGCGACCGGGACGGCCAGCACCAGCGCGCTGAGCGAGCTGAGCACCGTGACCATCAGCAGGTCGCGGATCCCGAACGCCAGCCTGTTCGGGTCGCTGGTGCTGAACTTCGCGCTGGTGAAGAAGTTCGCGTGGTTGACGCGCAACGACGGGACGGCGCGCAGCAACAGGAAGACCGCGATCAACAGGATGGCGACCACGATCGTCGAGCCAGCGGCGGCGGCCATCAGCTTGAACAGGCGATCAGCCCGCCGACCCACGTGTTGACTCAGCGCAGTTAGTGCCGGTTTCTCCGCGGTCGACGGGCTGATGGCTGTTCCTCGTGTCACGACCACCTCAGGTTATGTGATGGCGTTGATGGAAGCAGACAACCTCGACTTGAATGCGTCAGGAATGGGGATGTAGCCGTTGTCGGCCAGGCCGTTCTGCCCGGCGCCGATGGTGCTTTGCAGGAAGGCCTTGACCGCCGTACCGACCTGGGCGTCGGGATACTTCGAGCAGACGATCTCGTAGGTGGCCAGCACGATCGGGTAGGAACCGGCCTGGGTGGGCTTGTAGAAGGACAGCGTGTCCAGCACCAGGTCGTTGCCCTGGCCGGCGATCTTGGCTCCAGCAATCGTCTTGCCCACCGAATCGGCGCTGATGGCAACCGCGTCCGGGCCGGCCGAGGTGACGATCTTGGCCATGTTCAGCTTCTGCGCCTGAGCAAAGGACCACTCGTTGTAGGTGACGGACCCCTCGGTCGCCTTGATCGCCGCCGAGGTGCCGTCGTTGCCCTTTGCTCCCTCGCCGACGCCGCCCTTGAAGGTCTTGCCGGCGCCCTTGCCCCACGCCCCGTTGGAGGCGGCGTCGAGGTACTTCTGGAAGTTGTCCGTGGTGCCGGATTCGTCGTTGCGGAACACGACGTGGATCGGCTCGGCCGGCAGGGCGGCTCCCGGGTTGAGTGCCTGGATCGCGGGGTCGTTCCACGTGGTGATCGCGCCGTTGAAGACCTTGGCCGCCGCGGCGCCGTCCAGG
This genomic window contains:
- a CDS encoding mannitol dehydrogenase family protein translates to MFDVIPSPWRRNSGVPLSDATLRLHSRRIDVPTYDRSSLGRGVVHIGAGNFHRAHQAVYFDDLARSGISDRWGVTGVSLHSPDVKDLLSAQDGLYTVVQQGHDRQTARVVGSIGAVHYAPNDGAAVRAALADPETRIVSLTITGNGYFLNPVTDEFDADDPDVRADLVASGNYATAWGYLAEALDRRRRAGIAPFTVLCCDNIPGDTQPARTALVSFTALKDPGLARWIDTHVAFPSTMVDRITPQTSKSERKFVEETFGVADKWPVVTEPYCQWVIEDSFSNGRPPLHEVGAEFVADVSDHKLIKTRLLNGTHIALACLAILAGYQRTDEAMRDGIIVDFVEKLLRDEIQPLLPPVPGMNTPEYRRTLLDRLSNPRMSDQLSRLARRGTSKIATFVLPSLQEAIARGRPHTLLMLAVAGWARYMRGHDLQGRKLRLEDSQAIPVARLANMASSNPDPLLGHEMFAEVRAVPGFAERFGDMIADIDARGVLPTLRDALRHDQWELVAR
- a CDS encoding HAD family hydrolase; amino-acid sequence: MTAGLTFVRDFDPAPITTLLCDADDNLFGSERPAFDASTEVTNRFLARFGVTAPLSSEELRKRAVGKNFRNTALDLAVQCEVPLDPTLAQGRPAAVVASPGDVASGKALCADELETWVRDERERVTAHLSATLTPDPQVIEPLRALAGRYALAAVSSSATKRLRACFIATGLDSLLPEAVTFSAEDSLPVPTSKPDPAVYLHCGQVLGVAAEQGLAIEDSVAGVKSAVAAGYATVGNLMFVLPDERAGRREDLIDAGAVAITDSWRALADVLLSSAVPAARSPLP
- a CDS encoding mannitol dehydrogenase family protein; protein product: MASAINLNNAIDLNNASLSELPIDAPKYDRGSVSVGIAHIGAGHFHRAHQAAYINLLLQQGLAHEWGICGIGVMPSDWTMRDVLNDQDGLYTLILENPNGSRDAQVIGSIIDYRYAPDDPDSALEVLTAPSTRIISLTITEGGYRDPDGPAFTLITEALARRRQRGIAAPTIVSCDNIENNGEVARRTVLASAEHVDPELAEWVAEHARFPSSMVDRITPATTLEMAAEVRRDFGVNDRWPVVAEPFTAWVIEDDFADGRPPLEQAGVLLVDDVRPYELMKLRLLNAGHQCLAYFAHLCGFKFVHEAASDPLFAEFLHEYFESEAIPTLPPVPGIDLHEYGRTLVERFANPAVRDTVARVCAYSSDRIPKFLYPVICDNLAHGGPVRLAAAVVASWARYAEGVDEWGNPYEVLDQLADSLIPIARSQHENPTVFIEITAVFCDLAHQPRFVEAYLWALDSLHSKGARATLDALVR
- a CDS encoding carbohydrate kinase family protein, with amino-acid sequence MSRGLVIGESLIDIVGSDEHVGGSPLNVAVGLGRLGREVDFLTSIADDPYGRRIVDYVEAAGVQLVSESRAAQRTPTARSTIAEDGSADYVFDLDWRLSGTPPVAPPLFVHTGSIAAVQDPGCLAVAALIDTYRVSATVTFDPNVRPSLIADRDLAVERIEHLVERSDIVKVSEEDLRWIDPDRPPEQIAQTWQGLGPAIVAVTLADRGAVAFCAAGVARVPTRAVRVVDTVGAGDSFMAGLLDALWESGSLGGDRRAELRAIDVDALTTALEAASLAAALTVARPGADLPDRAALDAASQG
- a CDS encoding Ku protein, translating into MRSIWKGSIAFGLVNVPVKVYSATQDHDIKFHQVHAKDNGRIRYQRVCEVDGETVEYRDIARAYESDDGQMVIITDDDIATLPEERSREIEVLEFVPASDVDPMLFDRSYFLEPDSKSSKSYVLLAKTLAETDRMAIVHFTLRNKTRLAALRVKDFGKRDVMVIHTLLWPDEIRDPDFPILDKKVEVKPAELKMAGQVVESMAEEFNPDRYHDDYQEQLHELVQAKLEGGEAFTTEEQPKQLDETEDVSDLLAKLEASVKARSGNGKAPAKKTAAKKAPAKKTAAKKAPAKKAASKAASKS
- the pstA gene encoding phosphate ABC transporter permease PstA, whose amino-acid sequence is MTVEALDRPVKVEVFRPLSFRRRITNNAATLFFLGTFCIALVPLIWVLWIVVERGWYAVTRSGWWTHSLHGVLPEQFAGGVYHALYGTLVQAGVAAALAVPLGLMTAVFLVEYGSGRLVRLTTFMVDVLAGVPSIVAALFIFSLWIATLGFQQSSFAVSLALVLLMLPVVVRSAEEMLRLVPDDLREASYALGVSKWKTIVRIVFPIAMPGIVSGILLSVARVIGETAPVLVLVGYSRSINVDIFHGNMASLPLLIYTELTNPEHAGFLRIWGAALTLIIMVAVINIVAGLTRFLATRKR
- the pstC gene encoding phosphate ABC transporter permease subunit PstC, which encodes MAAAAGSTIVVAILLIAVFLLLRAVPSLRVNHANFFTSAKFSTSDPNRLAFGIRDLLMVTVLSSLSALVLAVPVAVGIAVFLTQYAPKRLARPFAAVVDLLAAVPSIIFGLWGIFVLAPQIEPVAAFLNRNLGWLFLFKQGNVSLAGGGTIFTAGVVLSVMILPIVTSVSREVFRQTPHIQMEAAQALGATKWEVVRMTVLPFGRSGVIAASMLGLGRALGETVAVLIILRSAARPGNWSLFDGGYTFASKIASAAAEFSSPLPTGAYISAGFALFVLTFIVNALARAIAGGKVNG
- the pstS gene encoding phosphate ABC transporter substrate-binding protein PstS; amino-acid sequence: MKLNRFGAVLGVVSAAALALSACGSDNNGTGASATSGSSSGSNVSCGGKKALKASGSTAQANAMTRFVNAYEQACPGQTLNYTANGSGAGISEFNGKQTDFGGSDSPLAPNEYAAAQQRCGSPALNLPVVFGPIAITYNVAGLNSLTLDGAAAAKVFNGAITTWNDPAIQALNPGAALPAEPIHVVFRNDESGTTDNFQKYLDAASNGAWGKGAGKTFKGGVGEGAKGNDGTSAAIKATEGSVTYNEWSFAQAQKLNMAKIVTSAGPDAVAISADSVGKTIAGAKIAGQGNDLVLDTLSFYKPTQAGSYPIVLATYEIVCSKYPDAQVGTAVKAFLQSTIGAGQNGLADNGYIPIPDAFKSRLSASINAIT